The DNA region CGTTGACAGTGATTGGACAGCCTTAAGGATCGATCAGGCCATGGGTTTGAGCGGTGGTGTCCAGCTTGGCCGGACGCTCCTGTCCTAGAAGTTCAGATTCAGGGGCTTCTTTTGTCAATAGGCACGCTTCAAGGAGGGTACCGGCATTTTGAGGTGGTTCGGGCTACCCCAACCATTCCAACAAAACGCGCTGAGGGCCCCTCTGTTTGACCGGTGGAATAAGGACAGGCAGACAGCTCTTGCTCCACCGCACCACGGCGCGGTGTGGTTCCCACAGATGGTGAAGTTCCTGGGGCATGGGCTGTGAGGCGTAGAGTGCTGAAGTGCTGGGCGTATCAGACCGGGCCATGCTTTACCGGGCAAAATCAGTTCAGGAGGGGCGCGCAACTGCACGTCCCTCCTGTCATTGATGTCTTTGCCGCCGCAGGTGCACCTGAACCTATTGAACTGCTTTGCTCAGTGGCCCAGCAGAGTGTCGTGAAAAACTGCGGGGCTACGTCGGCGGGTGAATTGATGAAATGGTTGACGGTGGGTAGCGGATCAGGGCAAAGCCCTGGCGTTCTTCTACGGAATCCCCTGACCGGCTCGCTAGTGGCTTGAGCACAAACGAGTCATGGCTTCATCCAGAAGGTGCTGGAACACGGCAACCCCTTTAGATTGAAACCACGTCTCAGGGTTTAACCACGAACCAGACCTTGCCCACGTTCTGGCCGGTGGTGTCGCCGGGTTTGGTGTCTTTGGCCCAGAAATACAGCGGCTGACCGTCATAGGTGACCTGCAGCGCGCCGTCCTTGCGGGTGGTGGTGCCCAGTTTGCTGCCCTTTTCGGCCGGCAGATAAGCGGTCAGCAGCGGCGGCCAGGCGGCGGCGCAGCTCTCGTAGCAGTTGCTTACGCCTTTCTCATCCTTGGTGTACAGGTACAGGGTCATGCCGTTCGGGGCCACCAGATAGTCTCCCAACTCACCGCCTTTGACGGTGCTGACCGTGGGACCAGGATTGATCGCGTACCAGACCTTGCCCACATCCTGCCCGGTGGTGTCGCCCGCCTTCTGATCGCGGACCCAGTAGTACAGCGGCCAGCCGTTATACGCCACCTGCTGCGAGCCGTCCTTGCGCTTGACCAGGGTCAATTTGCCGGGCATTCCTGCGGGCAGTTTGGGCAGGGCGTCGGACAGCAGCGGGGGCCAGGCCACGGCACACTGTTCATAGCAGTTGGTGACATTCGGGGTGTCTTTGGTGTACAGGTACAGCGTCATTCCCTTGTCCCCAGTCAGAATCGTGCCCAGTTTGGCGTCCTGGCGTAGGTCCAGTTGTGGGGTGGCGGCGTGGGCGGCGGAGAGGTTGGCGGCGGTGACACTGGCGAACAGGGCGAGGGCGGCGGCGCGGACAGTCCTGGTTTTGATCATGGGGAGCCTCCACTCACAGAAACGCAGCGCGGCGTCCTTTGGATTCAGAGACTGGTCCAGCCGAGGACCAGGGTCGGTCTGGTCTGGCCGGTCATGTCGCGTCTCTCGTCTTCCAGGCTGACGCAGACGTAATCGCCGCTGCCCACGCTGGCTCCCAGGACGCCTCGGGTGCTGCGGGTGCTGGGCGTCAGTGGATCACCGCGCTTCCAGTTCGAGGCCACCCAGACCTGATAGACCTTGCCCGGCGCGGGCGGTGGCAGGACAAACAGAACCTCGCGGGTGGGAAGCAGCAGCAGGTGACCAGTTGAAGGGTTGTCCCTGGCCTGCAGATTCAGGACCGAAACCCCTGGCTGCGCCAGCCAGCCAGCCACCTGACGCTGCTCAGCCCGCAGAACACTGACCTGGGTCTGTTGCCAGCCTCCCCAGCCGATGGCGGCCGCACACAGCAGCGCGAGCCCGACGGGCAAAGCAAGACCGGATCGACGCGAGGAGGAAGGCAGCCTTGGTGTATGGCCTCGGCTCGCGCTGGCCGGTGCGGTCAGCCGCAGCGTCCGGCGGAGCGGTGGGAGCTCGCCCGCGCTGGGCAGCGACTCTACCTGGGTCGCGAATTCCTCCCGCCAAGCCACGACCTGCGCCCGGCACGCTCCACAGGACAGCAGATGGCTTTCCGTCTGTCTCTGCACTTGGCCGCTCAGATCGCCCACCGCGTAAGCCCTCAGCACGCTTCTTTCGGGGTGTGGAGCGTTCATGAACCCTCCAGGGTGCGGCGCATTCTCGCCAGGGCGCGGCGCACCCGCGTTTTCACGGTGCCCAGCGGCAGGGCATGTGCGCTTGCAATTTCACCGTGACTGAGGCCCAGAAAGAAGGAATCGTGGATCAACGTCTGGTCATGCACTGACAGGCGCTCCAGCGCGCCGTGCACCACCATGCGGGTGTCCAGATCGGGGCCAGAACTGGGAGAGGGCATCTCGCCAAGCAGGGCCTCATCGCTGTCCAGAACAGGGCGCGCTCCACGGGCCCGTAGGCGGCTGAGGGCCTCGTTGCGGGCAACCGTGTACACGAAGGCGCGCGGCGACCCCAGTTCGGGCCGGTACTGGTGGGCCCGGCGGAAAAGGCGGTCAAACGTATCCTGTAGCACCTCCTGCGCCTCCTCGCGGTCCCCCAGCAGGCGCCAGGCCAGGGCATACACATGCCCACCCAACTGGCCATACAACTCAGTCAGCGCGTCCTCGTCTCCGTGGCGCAGCCGTAGCATCAGGGTCAGTTCATCCGTCATGGGTCGTCCGTCATGGGCTTCCATTGAAAGATACGCGCCTCAAGGCCAGTTAGATTTCCCCGGATGGTCTCCGCTGATCGTGAGTTCAGGCTGGATCTGAAAACACTCGGACTGTGGGGAGCAGCGGACCGCTTCATCCGCTGTGGTGAAGTGGGACTGGCCGGTGTTTGAACGGCAGAGCTTTGGCCTAAATGTCCCTTGATCGCCATACTCCACCCATTGATGCTAGCTGATCCATTTAAATCGGATGCTCCAAAAATCGTCAAAGACAATCAAAATCATTACAATTTAGAACACGTTGTCTATACAGTTATAACCGGGTGATGAAGCGCTTCTGGTCGGACAACGCCCTGCTCATCGTGCTGATGGGTTTCTTCATGCTGTTCTGGATAGCACAGGCCGGGAGGGGTTGGGCCGTCCACAACAGGGAACTCGAAGAACTCAAGCAGCACACCCTGAACTTGGCCCAGTACTTGGCCTCCTCCCACTTCTGGTCTGCCACGGCGGAGAACTGGGAGAGCGAGTTCCTGCAGCTGGGCGCGTATGTGGTGCTGACCATCCACCTGAAGCAGCGCGGCAGCGCTGAGTCCAATCGTTACGACGACGAGAAGGACGAGACGCAGCGCCAGCAAGACGAGCAGGAAAAACGTGCTGCGGCCGTGGCCAGGTTCTGGCAACGCAATTCGCTGACCCTGGCACTGCTGGGGCTGTTCGCGATCTCAATGATGCTCCACCTGCGCAATTCCTGGCAGGATGACAATCTGGAAAGGCTCGCACGCGGTCAGGACGCCGAATCGCTCTGGGCTTTCCTGCGCGAGCCCGAATTCTGGTTTGAGTCCTTTCAGAACTGGCAAAGCGAGTTCTGGCCGTCGCGGTCATCGTGGTGCTGACTGTCTTTCTGCGTCAGGTGGGCTCGTCGCAGTCCAAGCGACTGGGCGAGCCGCACCGCAAGACTGGCGATGACTAACCGGCGCCGTAATGGCTCGTGCGGCGCCTCAGCCCTCGGTCCAGACCCGCTCGCCCTGGATCCGCAGACGTGACAGGCGCAGGGTGCGTTTCCCCTTGGCCTTGTAGCCGACCGCGCCCCGGGTCCACGCGTGGTACATCAGGTGCCACTCTCCCGCGTGATCTCGGAAGGCGCACGCATGTCCCGGTCCGTGAAGCGCTCCAACAGTTGCCAGGAGCGGCTCTGTCGACTTCCTGAATGGCCCCAGCGGGCTCGCGCCGACCGCATGACCCTGCGCGTAGCTGGCGTTGTCGTACTCGCCGCAGGCATAGATCAGGTGAAAATGATCCCCTTCTTCGATCACCTGCGGCGCCTCGACCAGCTCGCATTCCCACTCATGGCTTGCCCCCAGCAGCGGACGAGCACACCCTATGAAGCGCCCGCATGGGGAGAGCTGGGCGCCCCATAGCGTGGTGGGGAGGCCGACTGCGTTGCCGTCGTTTTTCCAGTAGAGGTAGGCCGTGCCGTCCTCACGTACCAGGGTGCCCGCGTCGATGGCCCCACCCAGCGCACGCATCTCGATCATCGGCCGATCCGCGGCGATGAACGGCCCCTGCGGCGAGTCGGACAGGGCGCAGCCGATGACCTGCACCCCGGTCCCGATCAGCCGCGCTGTGAAGTAGAGGGCGAAGCCGCCGTTCGGCAGCCGCGTCACCTCAGGCGCCCAGGTCAACCCACGCTGCGCCCAGGCGGGCAACGTTGGCATGGCGTCGCAGACGTACGTCAGGGTTTGCTGCAGATCGCCGGTGCGGAGCAGCGGGACGTTCCCCATGGTCACCGAGTTGGTGGTGTACACCCAGTACACTCCGTCCGCGCGCACGACGCAGGGATCCGGCAGATCCTGGGGCAACAGTGAGCGTGACAGCGTGTGGCGCTTGGAGGGGCGCGGCTGATCGATGAGTTCCAGCGCCGCGCTTTCAGGAACATTGATCTCATCCTGTTCGCGCAGGCGGCGTGGCGGCACCGCGCCTGCTGGGCCGCTGGCCCGTCCTCTATGGAGGGTCAGAGCGCGCTGGGGGTGCGAGGCGCGCTGCAGATCGGAGACCGGGATAGAAGCGCCTTGGCGGGGACGTAGGGTCATCTGGCTGCAATTTAGCGGTTAGACAATTACTGAAATCTTAAGGCCGAATGAAGACCTCCGACGGACTAGCATCGAGAATGGACGACAAAAAATTGCGTACGGAAGTGGCCGTGGCATTTGTCAGAGTGTGAGCCTCACTGATGTGGAGATGCGTGTTCGCGGTGCTGACTAATAGGCAAATTTCAGCGTCTCCTCAGCCGCTCCCA from Deinococcus humi includes:
- a CDS encoding RNA polymerase sigma factor, which produces MTDELTLMLRLRHGDEDALTELYGQLGGHVYALAWRLLGDREEAQEVLQDTFDRLFRRAHQYRPELGSPRAFVYTVARNEALSRLRARGARPVLDSDEALLGEMPSPSSGPDLDTRMVVHGALERLSVHDQTLIHDSFFLGLSHGEIASAHALPLGTVKTRVRRALARMRRTLEGS
- a CDS encoding glycoside hydrolase family 43 protein; protein product: MTLRPRQGASIPVSDLQRASHPQRALTLHRGRASGPAGAVPPRRLREQDEINVPESAALELIDQPRPSKRHTLSRSLLPQDLPDPCVVRADGVYWVYTTNSVTMGNVPLLRTGDLQQTLTYVCDAMPTLPAWAQRGLTWAPEVTRLPNGGFALYFTARLIGTGVQVIGCALSDSPQGPFIAADRPMIEMRALGGAIDAGTLVREDGTAYLYWKNDGNAVGLPTTLWGAQLSPCGRFIGCARPLLGASHEWECELVEAPQVIEEGDHFHLIYACGEYDNASYAQGHAVGASPLGPFRKSTEPLLATVGALHGPGHACAFRDHAGEWHLMYHAWTRGAVGYKAKGKRTLRLSRLRIQGERVWTEG